One Phoenix dactylifera cultivar Barhee BC4 unplaced genomic scaffold, palm_55x_up_171113_PBpolish2nd_filt_p 000026F, whole genome shotgun sequence genomic window carries:
- the LOC103712324 gene encoding probable prefoldin subunit 5, which produces MATRGQGAGAGNTIRVSDMEKMSLEQLKSLKEQSDLEVNLLQDSLNKIRTAAARLEIASSAIHDLSLRPQGKKLLVPLTASLYVPGTLDDADKVLVDVGTGYFIEKTMTEGKDYCDRKINLLKSNYEELIEMASKKKNIADEAGIVLQAKLRQSTSTT; this is translated from the exons ATGGCGACGCGAGGGCAGGGGGCAGGGGCCGGGAACACGATTAGGGTTTCGGACATGGAGAAGATGAGTTTGGAGCAGCTCAAATCCCTCAAGGAGCAGTCCGATCTCGAGGTCAATCTCCTCCAGGACAGCCTAAACAAGATCCGGACTGCCGCCGCCCGCCTCGAGATCGCCTCCTCCGCCATCCACGATCTCTCCCTCCGCCCCCAAG GGAAGAAGCTGCTGGTCCCTCTCACGGCGTCTCTCTACGTTCCTGGCACCCTCGATGACGCCGACAAAGTTCTCGTTGATGTGGGGACGGGATACTTCATCGAG AAAACCATGACTGAGGGCAAGGATTATTGTGATcggaaaattaatttactcaAGTCTAATTATGAGGAACTTATTGAG ATGGCTTCCAAGAAGAAAAACATAGCAGATGAAGCTGGAATAGTCTTACAAGCAAAACTCAGGCAATCAACCTCAACTACATGA
- the LOC103712326 gene encoding uncharacterized isomerase BH0283-like, translating into MAKRAVRYAVIDAFTDTPFKGNPAAVCILEDELVGAVDEEWMQSVAKEFNISETAFLARATSSVDSNSNGAPNNPRFNLRWFTPVAEVKLCGHGTLAAAHYLLSSGVVKCDIIEFVTKSGLLTAKKVRPPMKFSNNEAEGRFYIELDFPMVPVVECDSAEIPLIPETLNGAAMVDVRKTATANDLIVELASGNEVAGIHPKFDELQNCAGRGVIITGAAPSQSGFDFFTRFFCPKLGVNEDPVCGSAHCALAPYWSKKLGKNNLIAYMASSRGGVLDLQWEEETRRVKIRGEAVTVMAGTIVV; encoded by the exons ATGGCAAAAAGAGCAGTTAGATACGCTGTG ATAGACGCGTTCACTGATACTCCTTTTAAGGGGAATCCGGCTGCCGTGTGTATCTTGGAAGATGAACTGGTAGGAGCCGTGGATGAGGAGTGGATGCAGTCGGTTGCCAAGGAGTTCAACATCTCCGAGACCGCATTCCTCGCTCGCGCCACCTCCAGCGTCGATTCAAACAGTAATGGAGCTCCCAACAACCCCCGGTTCAACCTCCGGTGGTTCACCCCGGTCGCCGAG GTTAAACTTTGTGGACATGGAACATTAGCTGCTGCACATTACCTTCTCTCTTCTGGTGTAGTAAAATGCGACATAATTGAGTTTGTCACGAAGTCTGGACTTCTGACAGCCAAGAAAGTTCGACCACCCATGAAGTTTTCAAACAATGAAGCAGAGGGACGGTTCTATATTGAGCTGGATTTTCCGATGGTTCCCGTGGTAGAATGTGATTCTGCAGAGATCCCATTGATTCCTGAAACTTTGAATGGGGCGGCGATGGTCGATGTTCGAAAAACAGCTACTGCAAATGATCTCATT GTGGAACTTGCTTCAGGAAATGAAGTTGCCGGCATACATCCAAAGTTTGACGAGTTACAAAATTGTGCTGGGAGAGGGGTAATAATAACAGGAGCTGCTCCATCTCAATCTGGATTTGATTTTTTCACTCGATTTTTTTGTCCCAAGCTAGGGGTCAATGAG GATCCTGTTTGTGGTAGCGCACATTGTGCATTAGCACCCTACTGGAGTAAGAAGCTGGGGAAAAACAATCTTATTGCTTACATG GCTTCTTCGAGGGGTGGAGTATTGGACCTGCAATGGGAAGAGGAGACACGACGAGTAAAGATTCGGGGAGAAGCTGTTACTGTGATGGCAGGCACTATAGTGGTCTAG